AAGTCGAATTTAATGAAGAGAAAAAGATTATAACGATCGTCACCCCCGGAAAGAATGAGATCGAGATTAACGATGATAAAAAATCGATCAAGATAGCAGACCAGCATAAGAATGTAATTACTTTAGACAGTAAAGGTATTACACTTGATTCAGCGAAAGATATTACTTTAAAAGCGAAAAACAACATCGTGTTAGACGCTACGACCAAAGCATCCGTCAAAGCCAAAAGCGATGTCGAATTAGAAGGCTTGAATGTAAAAGCAACGGCCAAAGTAGGGTTCACAGCTAAGGGAAACGCAACCGCAGAACTCTCGGCTTCCGGACAAACTACCGTAAAAGGGGCCATGGTAATGATTAACTAAATAAATTGAATAAATTATGCCACCAGCAGCAAGATTAACAGATATGCATACCTGTCCGATGCAAACACCGGCATTCCCTTCTCCTATCCCTCATGTGGGAGGACCCGTTATAGGTCCGGGAGTTCCGAATGTGCTGATCGGAAAACTACCTGCAGCCGTAATGGGCGATATGTGCGTATGCGTAGGACCTCCAGATAGCATAATAAAAGGTTCGTCTACCGTAATGATTAACAAAAAACCTGCAGCTCGTATGGGAGACACCACAGCGCATGGAGGTTCCATTGTGGCGGGATGTCCTACCGTAATGATAGGAGGATAGAAAACGTAAGAATAAATCAGATGAAAGGAACAAATGAAAACTGTTCCGGAATACCGGTAACTTAAAATAAAGAATATACCATGGACGACAAAGCTTTCTTAGGCAAAGGATGGAGTTTTCCTCCTGAATTTCGGAAAAAAAATAACACCACAAGCATGGTGAAAGAAGAAGAAGATATAAGACAAAGTTTATATATCTTACTGGAAACCACACCCGGCGAACGTATCCATCGATACGACTTCGGGTGCGGGATAAAAAAGTTTGTTTATGAAGAAATGACTATTTCCACCCAAACCCGGATGCAAGATATCATTCGTCAAGCCATATTAAATTTCGAGCCCCGTATTATTTTAAATAACATACATTTTAACATGGAACAAGCAGCAGAGGGTATTATGTATATCGAACTGGATTATATCGTACGAACTACCAATAACCGTTCTAATCTGGTATATCCCTTTTATTTGAGAGAAGGCACGAACATCGATTTATAAGAACAGACATGAAACAAAATAAGATTACCGACGGGCTGGACCGTACTCAATACCTCTTGCAAAGTGCTTCACTCCACGATTTCGAAGCATTGGAAAGCG
The genomic region above belongs to Parabacteroides pacaensis and contains:
- a CDS encoding PAAR domain-containing protein, which gives rise to MPPAARLTDMHTCPMQTPAFPSPIPHVGGPVIGPGVPNVLIGKLPAAVMGDMCVCVGPPDSIIKGSSTVMINKKPAARMGDTTAHGGSIVAGCPTVMIGG
- a CDS encoding GPW/gp25 family protein, with the protein product MDDKAFLGKGWSFPPEFRKKNNTTSMVKEEEDIRQSLYILLETTPGERIHRYDFGCGIKKFVYEEMTISTQTRMQDIIRQAILNFEPRIILNNIHFNMEQAAEGIMYIELDYIVRTTNNRSNLVYPFYLREGTNIDL